In the genome of Salvelinus sp. IW2-2015 unplaced genomic scaffold, ASM291031v2 Un_scaffold1815, whole genome shotgun sequence, one region contains:
- the LOC112072074 gene encoding CBP80/20-dependent translation initiation factor produces MELQSTGHLLEEQLPEMMTELLATARDKMLCPAESQLTRSLLMEVIELRAHHWTPLEALTTQYYNRTIQKLTTA; encoded by the exons ATGGAG ctgcAGTCCACAGGTCATCTCCTGGAGGAGCAGCTTCCAGAGATGATGACTGAGCTCCTTGCCACAGCCAGGGACAAGATGCTGTGTCCGGCTGAGTCCCAGCTGACCCGCTCCCTCCTCATGGAGGTCATTGAGCTCCGTGCCCACCACTGGACCCCTCTGGAGGCCCTCACCACACAGTACTACAACAGAACCATTCAGAAGCTCACCACCGCCTAG